CCTTCTTTCCAATTTACAGTGCCTGGATCTTGTATGGATTTACTTGAGGGTCTAGAAGGGCCCAAGACGGACAAACATAATGCAGGTTCATTCATTAAACCCAAATAATCACGTGCACGCCCCCAGACTCTGGCATCTGAAATTCGTGAGCGAGCTACCTGCGCAAAATCTATTCGACTTATAACAGCGCAATTGCACTGAGTTTCCAAGCCTAAGCATTAAATAACCTGATTTTCTCACATTAACACCGTGGAAAACAAAACAATAGAACATGAGAGAGATTGCTGCTATCACAATAACAAGACAGACCTTCGCCAAAGATACGCGGGCCCTTGGTACTAAGTCACGATGATAAGTTGCAAGTTTTGCTATAGCAGTCACGACAAAACATAGAAGCCTCGACTGCAATGATTTTCTAAATGTCAAACTACCAGAGCCAAGAGTTGCCTCATGTAAACCCAGACGACTTCCACAACGACAGAAGATACATCAGTCCTTCAATCAGCAAAATGAAAAAGCAATTCTGAAATAATATTACTGTAGATTGCAATTAGTATTATACCTGGAAGAAAGGTTTTCGTACAAAAGTAGTTCCAAGCTTTCAAAAAGTTCACGAGCCGCATCTTTATGAGattcaccaccaccaccatgcTCACCAATGGCCCAACATAGTTGTAATGCCAACTCAGTCTGCAAAACAATCAGATAGAAGATATTAAATCTAATGCTGTTATAATAAATGAAATATCTTCAACCCTTTAGTGCTGGAGAAAGCGTCAGAGTCAGCTCTCTTACCTTTGCAGGATTGTCATATGCTTCTGCAAGCCTGTCCACTATTGGCTTCTGCAAAGGTTTAAAATTGCATAATCCACATAGAGCAAAATTGGCAACAAAACTAAGAGTGAATTCTAATTTCTCagtctaaaaaaaaaacagattaTCACTTGGCCTCATAATAGAAATATTCCATGATCATCCAATTTaacaattaatttttttctccaagatttttggCATAGTCATACTAGGTACCAAGCAAAGAGATTTTCTTGTTCTTAATAAAAACATGTTTTCTTGTATGGTTGTTGAAGGCAAATATTTATAGTCATTATGCCGCTTAAAAAGTCATAAAAACCCTGACAACCATCACAAAAACTGTCAAGTACAggttcttttttccttttttcagaTTACATAATAGGCAGAAGTCTTCTGACTCCATCATGACCTTTGAGAATGGGTTGAGATACATCAGAAATTTTGTGGTAAGgctgaaaaaataaaaagctgAAGGGGAGCAGATTGATGCATATGCATCTTCATGGTTCAACTGATAATCAGGTATGTTTTGAGGGACAAATAGGAACCAACCTAAGCCTAATTGAGAAgcaagtaattttttttaactgaaTTCAATTAACACTAAAACACACTAGGAATATCATGTGCACACTCAAATCTGACCAGAAAGACTGAGCAACCTCACAAAATTTGAAGTTTTCAAGGGCACTAGTATCGATAGGTTTATCACGTAGGCTTAGCTCGTACTTCCCAGATGTATTGCAACTTTTAAGGTCCACATTTCAAAGTAAAAATTACTAAAGGATTATTCCAGTCTAGCAGTAAAGAAGCCTCAGAAACCAGTGCCCTTGTTCCTTTTGAGTTTCTAAGGCTTCATATCGCAGACTCATTGAGATTCATTTTTCCGCCTCCTGAGCACCATTCACAAATTTAAAATAACTAGCAcaggtttttatttttctagctttttcttgttttctttagCAAATTGGTCAGTTCTCAAATATAGTcaaaccaaaacagaaattcCAAAGCTTTGTTCAAGAGATACACGTTTTGCACTTGCATACCAATTTTTCAGTTGGAGATCACCTTCCTATGAATTTCGGATAAGACATCCTGGTACCATGAATAACAAGCATGGCATTAGATTGATAAATGGATTTAGTTGAAACAATACCTTCAAAAGTGCAACAAAATCAGGAGTCCGGTGAAAGGCAGCTAGCATAAATTCCAAGAGCCTTTTCTGAACCTGAATTGATGGGGCAAAATACAAGATGTGTCATAAAGTTAATCTAAAAAACTTAGCAACCACCCAAGAATATGCAgaatagaaaaataaacatcTGTTTGATGACGTCTTCAAAGTAAAAGTTTTTGGATAGGCTCTATGTAATAGATATCAAAACTAGGGAAAAGCAGAAATCGGCTACTGATTAACATTGTTCAAAGTTTGCTAAATAAAATTTGTCCACTACATTTCACAGATCTTGATGTTGAAGAAACTTccatcatgaaatttcaaagCAAACTATTACCTCATAACAAAAAATTTTGTCAGTAAACAAAGTCGAATATCTTGCCATGAGTAGGGGAAGTAATGCGCATACTAAAGCTGCAAGAGATATGCTTCAGGATCAAAAATCATTTCTATGAATTCAGACATATACAAACTTCAAGAAACAAAGAACTATATATGAAATGCAAGATTGACAGCCAAGCAATAATAACATACAGTCATTCACTTTAGAGATTGCTAGGGAAAAATATGCGTCAAGAAAACGAGGAGCCATCCTCAGTGCCTGTTTCAATCTATCAGATTGAGGAGCATTAATTGCTGCCTGAAGGACTGCAGCCATTGCCGGAGAAGTCCAATGGCGTTCCTGGAACATAAAAAAGCCATTTAATAATTAGTCTCTAGAAGAATCTTTTGTTACATGgggaaataatccataaaactGTGAAAATCACATCTCcgttccccccccccccaacaacaacaaaaaaaaaaaacaaaaaaaaaaacatatagcAAAAGGCACAAATTCGGCTGTCACTTTAAGGGAACCGGATGAGAGAAAATTAGAATTAATACGAAAAAAAACTTACGGCGAGGCCATCATTCTCATCCTTGAGAAGCTCAAGAAATAATGGGTCAGCTGCTGCCATTGTACTGCTATCCTCAGATTCAGAATCAACCTCTGCATCTCCAATAGTCGATCCAGTATAGGCTTCATCCATTAGCAAAAGCAGCATCTGTGCCAAAGCATAGTGTGCTTAGTCACAGCGTAATGTATAAACTTTTAGCTCTATGTCTCTTAAAAGCTTCAAATATAACCTCAGGAGCTGTACTCTTCTGGATCGAAGCTATGCTGCTACCAACTAAAGACCCAGAACTCCTTTCAACTTTCTCCAAGCCGACAACCAATACTAGTTAAGTAAAAGGGAACATCATAAAAGACTAATTCAAACAGGAAAGAGATGCCATTAAAGGAACTAAAAACATGTATAATCATGACATCCTGAAGCTGTATCAACTATACATCTGAAGGTAATTTTACGGTAATATGAACTCCTCTACTTCCTCTACTTTGCTACCACTCCATAGATCTACCATCCATAGTTAAGGAACAAaatcttttgtttgttttctccATGTAAAGCCCGGGACAGAACACATTTGCATGTCTATGCAGACTTCATGTTAGAAGATGATCTTACTACACCAATAAATTCATCTTTTGTCATACCCAAGatgaagaaaaattaaaataaacaacACAAAAGGATACTTAAATCATGAAGATAACCAACAGAAGGACTATTCAGGAACACAAGATCATAAAACAATAAGATACAAAAagagaaatggaaaaaaaaaatagcaagaTAATTAAACAGAATCTGATAGGAATAACTTACTAGGTAGGTCGACAAGTGAGGGAAACAATGGAAGAAATGATCCAGGAGATATCAATCCAGGGAAAACTcctaaaaatgatttttctaacCTGCAATATAACAGTAGTCCATGAAGCTTCTTCTTAACACATCACGTatacaaagaaaacaaaaagtaaCTTCATTTCTAGCTTTCATTACAAAACATCAACAATAATAGGTGAAAACAATGACAAtgattttctttcacctttctaTCTGCCCACACAGCTCTATCCCTCAAACTAGGAAAAAGAATAGTGAAGAAGTACATGCACCTGATGGGCATATACAagctttaaatttttttttcacacccCTGGGCTAATATAAGACTTACTATCATATTATTGTAGAGAACTTTCTATAGCAGTAGTATCTAAAGATCTATAACACCTTTCATTTGTTATGATTTTTGGAGATGTTTTTGTGTGTGCGGTATATAGGACCCAAGAAAATGCATAAGATGTAAACCATCTCAACAGCTTAAGGGGGTACAAGGTGAGCAGCACTATATTAAAGCCAACAAAGAAAACAACTGGTCTAAATAATATTGAATGGGTAACAAATTTCCACAATACCTTAACGTATAATTGGACTCCCAGTTTGCAGAAATTTACAAGCAATTCAGAACCAGAACAAAGAAGGTTTTGAAGACTTACTTCTCTCCGTTCCAGGCAATCAGCTTTAACAGTAATGGGAAAAACTGCAAAATTCATCAGAGAGATTAGAAGACAACTGGCCAGATCCATGTATTCATTACTAGCTCTAACAACCAAACAAATAAGATGAACAGAAATGCTTCACCATAACATCGTAAACAAAAATTTTAGTAATCACATCAGCCATAAAATTGGTCTCAATACCAACATAATACTATCAAGTAATTATATTAGCTATGAAATCAATCTCAAGGCATAAGTACCTGAGGGAGTAAGGTAGGAAAGGAACTTAGAAGCTTCCTCTTGTTTGTGTTAAGAAACGCAAGTGTTGCTTCAGCAACACCAGGGTCTGCAAACTCACTGCAGTAAACATTAGCATCGATTTGATTTACACAACTTTTTGACTTCCTATCAACTAATCATATGGAACAGTGGATgataaagaaaaaacaaagatgagaaacaaaagataaGTTAGCAGCCAAAAGCAGTGCAGAGCCTATGAAGCCAAAACGATGCATACGTGAAATCAAAAGTTATAAATGCCATTCAAACACATAAAAAGAAGGAAACCGTGTTGCCTCATTTTGAGCTAAGCTAAAGGATCTTTTGACTATCCCCATCTCCACCAAACCCCCTCCCCCCAAGTAATTCTGGCATCCACATGAGTCCATCAAAAGAAGCTCTTTTGACACATTACCAACTCCCCTCTTAACATATCATGTACAAACATAAAAGCATCAACATCTCAATCAGGGTTTTCGCTCAACCACaaacaaacaataaaaaaaaaaacacgtcCTTACCGGCTTAAGCATGAGCGGAAAAATATCCTCAGACTAGGATCAGCGTCATGTAGAACTATATCTCCATGATCAAGGAAAAATTGGAGAATGGCCTAAAATGGAATATGGTTAATTGTAGGAAGTGAAAGTGATATGTCCGCATTAGAATATGAAAACACAAATATTGAAGGAAAACTTAATGGAACaaatacaactccaattcaccCTGAGGAGAAAAGATTcgctttttttgtttttgaaaggaaaaatagtaAATCGTTGAGAATTTAAAATTCACAGACAATATGACAAACTAGCTAATTCTCATCAGACTCATTATAGTGGACTGATGCATCATTCTTTTGTGCCTCTGAATTACTCACAGTCAATAATTTAAGGTCAGAAAAAATGACAAACTTGGCTCCAAAGCAAACTTGTGGAAAATTAAGCAGCACagaaatcatgaaaaaagagaagtttgaaaatttaaaacgaCAATGTTACTAATAATTAAATACCAGTAGGAGAATGGCGATGGAGGATCGAGACTGAGAAATGGAAGCCACGGAACGCTGAAAAATCTTATTGAAATGCGGATAAACCCTAGCTATTAAGTCCTCCGACTTCTCATTTTTACACAATTCGCATAGCCTTTTCACCTGTAAACCAACCCCACTaacacaaaattaaaaaaaaaaaattttgaagttccGAAAATTACAAAATACCAAAATAGAGATAAATTCCaaagatgaaaagaaaaggaaaacatcttACGCAGTTGAGCAGAGAAGGATCGGAGACGGGGTCATTAGCGAAGTTGGAATCCCTGGCAATGGTAGATAATGATCTCAGCTGAATTTCCCATTCTCTATCACTCATTCTATGCTTATTTTTCACTATTTTCTCTTCAATTCTTTAACGAAAATCGATTTCCTTAAACAAtcaacttttcttcttcttctgcttcttcttattcttcttcttcagtcGTCCTCTGGTGAGCTGATGCGCCTTGTTGGGTTTCACctgct
Above is a genomic segment from Coffea eugenioides isolate CCC68of chromosome 5, Ceug_1.0, whole genome shotgun sequence containing:
- the LOC113769881 gene encoding AP-5 complex subunit zeta-1-like isoform X2, coding for MSDREWEIQLRSLSTIARDSNFANDPVSDPSLLNCVKRLCELCKNEKSEDLIARVYPHFNKIFQRSVASISQSRSSIAILLLAILQFFLDHGDIVLHDADPSLRIFFRSCLSREFADPGVAEATLAFLNTNKRKLLSSFPTLLPQFFPLLLKLIAWNGEKLEKSFLGVFPGLISPGSFLPLFPSLVDLPILVVGLEKVERSSGSLVGSSIASIQKSTAPEMLLLLMDEAYTGSTIGDAEVDSESEDSSTMAAADPLFLELLKDENDGLAERHWTSPAMAAVLQAAINAPQSDRLKQALRMAPRFLDAYFSLAISKVNDSLVCALLPLLMARYSTLFTDKIFCYEVQKRLLEFMLAAFHRTPDFVALLKKPIVDRLAEAYDNPAKTELALQLCWAIGEHGGGGESHKDAARELFESLELLLYENLSSSRLGLHEATLGSGSLTFRKSLQSRLLCFVVTAIAKLATYHRDLVPRARVSLAKVARSRISDARVWGRARDYLGLMNEPALCLSVLGPSRPSSKSIQDPGTVNWKEGSKRMIAHLPFYILGEQEGN
- the LOC113769881 gene encoding AP-5 complex subunit zeta-1-like isoform X1; translation: MSDREWEIQLRSLSTIARDSNFANDPVSDPSLLNCVKRLCELCKNEKSEDLIARVYPHFNKIFQRSVASISQSRSSIAILLLAILQFFLDHGDIVLHDADPSLRIFFRSCLSREFADPGVAEATLAFLNTNKRKLLSSFPTLLPQFFPLLLKLIAWNGEKLEKSFLGVFPGLISPGSFLPLFPSLVDLPILVVGLEKVERSSGSLVGSSIASIQKSTAPEMLLLLMDEAYTGSTIGDAEVDSESEDSSTMAAADPLFLELLKDENDGLAERHWTSPAMAAVLQAAINAPQSDRLKQALRMAPRFLDAYFSLAISKVNDSLVCALLPLLMARYSTLFTDKIFCYEVQKRLLEFMLAAFHRTPDFVALLKKPIVDRLAEAYDNPAKTELALQLCWAIGEHGGGGESHKDAARELFESLELLLYENLSSSRLGLHEATLGSGSLTFRKSLQSRLLCFVVTAIAKLATYHRDLVPRARVSLAKVARSRISDARVWGRARDYLGLMNEPALCLSVLGPSRPSSKSIQDPGTVNWKEGSKRMIAHLPFYILGEQEGPPFHDFSFSDILPRG